From Zavarzinella sp., one genomic window encodes:
- a CDS encoding prenyltransferase/squalene oxidase repeat-containing protein: MTNSSRRAFLQTTTAVAATCYIAGFAQDTGTSNQGDYRHDVPIDVQTAINSGLAYLAGTQNNDGSFGDNFLFRGNIAVTSLAGLAMMAGGNMPGSGTYGKNVMRAMQYILDKEQKTPAGYLNNADGLFQQAPMYGHGFGTLFLCELYGMVPNSTLQLKLKNTIERAVNLIIQSQNSEGGWRYEPVKQQADSSATICQIMALRSARNAGFYVPGEVAKQCEDYVRSCQTLDGGFSYFSGQGPSAFPRSAAGLVALYCAGVYSGKEIDRALKYLIKFKPSQDSRISMANHYFYGHYYAAQAMWTAGPAYWNEWYPAISRELLMLRRTSAGAWIDPTICNHYATAMACIILQLPNNYLPILQK, translated from the coding sequence ATGACAAATTCATCACGAAGAGCATTTTTGCAAACCACCACTGCGGTGGCTGCTACCTGTTACATCGCTGGTTTTGCACAGGATACCGGAACTTCGAATCAAGGTGATTATCGACACGATGTGCCAATTGATGTTCAAACAGCGATCAATTCAGGCTTAGCTTACCTCGCTGGCACTCAGAATAATGATGGTTCATTCGGTGATAATTTTCTATTCCGTGGTAACATTGCAGTGACCAGTTTAGCAGGATTGGCCATGATGGCCGGCGGGAACATGCCCGGCAGCGGCACGTATGGCAAAAATGTCATGCGTGCTATGCAGTATATCCTTGATAAAGAACAAAAAACACCTGCTGGCTATTTGAATAATGCTGATGGATTATTTCAGCAGGCTCCGATGTATGGGCATGGTTTTGGCACTCTTTTTTTGTGCGAACTTTACGGAATGGTGCCGAATTCCACTTTACAGCTCAAATTAAAAAATACGATTGAACGTGCTGTTAACTTGATCATTCAATCCCAGAATTCGGAAGGTGGCTGGCGTTACGAGCCTGTGAAGCAACAGGCCGATTCTTCCGCTACAATCTGCCAGATCATGGCCTTACGTTCTGCACGGAATGCAGGGTTTTATGTCCCAGGTGAAGTAGCAAAGCAGTGCGAAGACTATGTACGGTCCTGCCAGACACTGGATGGTGGTTTCAGCTATTTCAGCGGTCAGGGCCCTTCCGCTTTCCCACGTTCTGCCGCCGGACTAGTAGCCTTGTATTGTGCTGGGGTTTACTCTGGGAAAGAAATTGATCGAGCATTAAAATATCTGATCAAGTTCAAACCATCGCAGGATTCGCGCATCAGTATGGCCAACCACTACTTCTACGGACACTATTATGCAGCCCAGGCGATGTGGACCGCAGGGCCTGCATATTGGAACGAATGGTATCCAGCAATCAGTCGAGAACTGCTGATGCTTCGACGTACCAGTGCTGGTGCCTGGATCGATCCAACCATTTGCAACCATTATGCGACTGCGATGGCCTGTATTATCCTGCAACTACCCAATAATTACCTGCCGATTTTGCAAAAGTAA
- a CDS encoding BatA domain-containing protein, with product MILSLFFAVVFASPLSTLAVAGAAVAVPVLIHFLNRKRFIILPFAAMRFLLAAQKKNVRRMRLEKWLLLLLRSLLLLSLIFAMAAMSPWAERLWQVVYPGQLLPVSNQGRTHRLIVLENTFTMTTNREDGSSRLDYALAQALSYINNAPAGDGFTVIVLQNSLDLLIPGPADDRQQIVQAIESIQPQHTSGDHPGCLNQLADLCSRPLGKFDQREVVFFSDIRQSAWELPKSMDGASTTQNNVWDRILQNADVVFVDCAGKDEANISVVALQPAEPIVFLQQDVVFQVTIANHGRTAVNQLPVEFLLGPPGGTGPLRTIAQQLVEIPPRSTIQVTFPLVEQNRLREVGNYQVQVRVGEDSLRVDNSRSFILPVLDRIPVLVVNGKPANEPLERASGFLVAAINPNPELAPNANTPGVVQVLSPREFTDSVRGELFQPNSPINSVFLCDLPRIGATEIQRLEALLKRGGSVFIGMGPNVANNMDEYNRLLFADGQGILPGKLISIQENAETGYYFSPMEGAFDRPPLQQFRKEEERASIRTPRISKYIRMELPANSAATRILNYENADQKATNDPALVVFPLHRGKVYCCTSSLNRDWNDWPNSFCFLPMIQETLKDFAATSEQKVLATGDVLEEYVSRTFSGLTVEHFLDPQKELLETTTVELDTSSAVVRSNQFLLAGFHRFVISGQTPLIYAVNVPTLTAKGGTASDLQRFSLSDWQTSSSEPVQLVNSASSILARNRQTQELEPTYYERAPRGPDMAKLGLWCFLILLMLELVAAWKFGSARAGVGTDDNKIRTAFWHTFFLLLPLLLATTVLVFSLVFTAKGEFLSFAPTVRQKLLEDFFMLPTGAPGEGMHIRWETRNYLHPLRKTHFWLAAGLLVGCTTAIVLIYRAEKLAHLRGSRGAGLLPRSLMIISRSLALALALYLLLPQSQLVVEREAWPEIVVLIDDSKSMSVIDKYSDINTNEIASKLHQSWLEYAAPEIRALTDQRDQVRAKIAASGFQQQLTTQLSLIEQKIDWLSQPNRLNLVRGMLVANDGEFLPKLLSDKQLRIHLCYGATEPVTLATIDNEAACPDALKLLLSIDPMGESSRTGEMVTTLIRKFRGRSLSSIIVFSDGVITTGEKWSETQRTANRANIPLFFVGTGEENLPPDIAISEFRAEDVVNVNDRLIIDFRLICSGSPLPTTVPVVLYEKIDNQLVELQRQTISLAPGQAGKRVRFIHQPKEEGEKIYVVDTPTISGEGDTTNNNYEHPVLVLQARQIRLLMVDGYPRYDFRYLRSIFERELATQNGVKSVQVDFLQLSEAPDARKQSTNSISRFPTSEELSKYDVIYWGDVDPNDLPGRGNHLETVADWVKKGGGIIFQAGRFSNPARYRGTPLEEVLPVQFTDAAGRETATITKPYHLQIAVAGKSHPMFRMSADDDENMRIWQELQPLYWYDQSVRAKLSAEVLALHPEMMNTEPTHALIAQQFYGGGRVIFIGFDETWRWRFRNDESRFNQFWIQTIRMLARGRVGRTELRTDQKTYRRDEPMRITVRFPDDAPVPTEVVEVALSRRALTDRNRVLDQQTLKLAKQDGSRSTYEVLYTGTLEGDYALSTIDPKNNRLIRTTVQVLPPPGEMENTQLDRLAMNQAALTTRGGYFPVAGSGELIDSLPEGVRIPLDQPCPPYPIWNHPWVFVLLLTLFSAEWIYRKKWRLL from the coding sequence GTGATTCTGTCACTGTTTTTTGCCGTTGTATTTGCATCACCCCTGTCAACGCTTGCTGTCGCGGGTGCAGCGGTCGCTGTTCCGGTACTGATCCACTTCTTAAACCGGAAGCGGTTTATCATCCTTCCATTTGCTGCGATGCGGTTTTTACTGGCCGCACAAAAAAAGAATGTCCGCCGCATGCGGCTGGAAAAGTGGTTACTCTTGCTGCTTCGATCGTTACTGCTGCTCTCGCTCATTTTTGCCATGGCAGCGATGAGTCCGTGGGCAGAACGATTGTGGCAAGTGGTCTATCCCGGCCAGTTGTTGCCAGTTTCCAATCAGGGACGCACACACCGATTGATTGTGCTTGAAAACACTTTCACAATGACAACTAATCGGGAAGATGGTTCCAGCAGGCTTGATTACGCACTTGCGCAGGCATTATCCTACATCAACAATGCCCCTGCAGGTGATGGATTCACGGTGATTGTGCTCCAAAACTCTCTGGATCTGCTGATACCAGGCCCAGCGGATGATCGCCAGCAGATTGTGCAGGCCATCGAATCAATTCAGCCTCAACATACCAGTGGGGATCATCCTGGCTGTCTGAACCAGCTTGCAGATTTGTGTAGCAGACCGTTGGGGAAGTTTGACCAGCGAGAAGTGGTGTTTTTCTCCGATATTCGCCAATCGGCGTGGGAACTACCCAAAAGTATGGATGGTGCCAGTACCACGCAAAATAATGTCTGGGATCGTATTTTACAGAATGCCGATGTAGTATTCGTCGATTGTGCTGGCAAAGACGAAGCCAACATCAGTGTGGTGGCATTACAACCCGCCGAACCGATCGTTTTTCTGCAGCAGGATGTTGTTTTTCAGGTGACAATTGCGAACCATGGAAGGACTGCTGTCAATCAACTACCGGTCGAATTTCTGTTAGGACCACCTGGGGGAACGGGGCCATTGCGGACTATTGCCCAGCAACTGGTTGAAATCCCCCCACGCAGCACCATCCAGGTGACTTTCCCACTGGTCGAACAAAATCGCCTGCGGGAAGTGGGGAATTATCAGGTTCAGGTGCGGGTGGGCGAAGACAGTCTCCGTGTCGATAACAGCCGCAGTTTTATCCTGCCTGTGCTGGACCGTATCCCTGTGCTGGTAGTGAATGGGAAACCGGCAAACGAACCACTGGAGCGTGCGAGTGGCTTTCTGGTTGCAGCAATCAACCCCAATCCAGAACTGGCACCCAACGCCAATACGCCCGGCGTGGTGCAAGTACTTTCGCCACGGGAGTTTACCGATTCTGTACGTGGGGAACTTTTTCAGCCGAATTCACCAATCAACAGCGTGTTTCTTTGTGATCTGCCTCGCATTGGCGCTACAGAAATTCAACGACTGGAAGCATTACTGAAAAGAGGTGGGTCTGTCTTTATTGGCATGGGACCCAATGTTGCCAATAACATGGATGAATATAACCGCTTGCTGTTTGCCGATGGACAGGGAATTCTGCCTGGCAAACTGATTTCGATCCAGGAAAATGCTGAAACTGGCTATTATTTTTCTCCAATGGAAGGTGCATTTGATCGCCCTCCGTTGCAACAGTTTCGCAAAGAGGAAGAGCGGGCCAGCATTCGCACACCTCGGATCAGCAAATACATTCGGATGGAATTGCCCGCCAATTCTGCTGCAACGCGAATCTTGAATTACGAAAATGCGGATCAAAAAGCCACAAATGATCCCGCCCTGGTGGTCTTCCCGCTTCACCGTGGAAAAGTGTATTGTTGCACTTCCAGTCTCAACAGAGACTGGAATGACTGGCCGAATTCATTCTGTTTTCTGCCAATGATTCAGGAAACGCTGAAAGATTTCGCAGCCACATCAGAACAGAAAGTCCTCGCCACGGGCGATGTGCTGGAGGAATATGTCTCCCGCACATTTTCCGGATTAACGGTGGAACATTTTCTCGACCCACAAAAGGAATTGCTGGAAACAACTACGGTGGAACTTGATACCAGCAGTGCCGTAGTCCGTTCGAACCAGTTCCTCCTTGCGGGTTTCCACCGTTTTGTGATCAGTGGGCAAACCCCGTTGATCTACGCAGTGAATGTCCCCACTTTAACGGCGAAAGGAGGAACCGCAAGCGACCTGCAACGATTTTCCCTAAGTGACTGGCAGACAAGCAGTTCCGAACCAGTTCAATTGGTCAATTCTGCCAGCAGCATCCTGGCACGAAATCGGCAGACTCAGGAATTAGAACCCACCTACTATGAGCGGGCACCACGCGGGCCGGATATGGCCAAGCTGGGATTGTGGTGCTTCCTTATCCTGCTGATGCTGGAACTTGTTGCTGCCTGGAAGTTCGGCTCCGCACGAGCTGGTGTGGGCACAGACGACAATAAAATTCGTACCGCCTTCTGGCATACCTTTTTCCTGTTGTTGCCCCTGCTACTTGCAACTACGGTGCTGGTTTTCTCATTAGTTTTTACTGCGAAAGGCGAATTCTTGTCCTTCGCACCGACAGTTCGGCAAAAATTGTTGGAAGATTTCTTCATGCTCCCCACGGGTGCTCCCGGGGAAGGAATGCACATCCGGTGGGAGACACGCAACTATCTTCATCCATTAAGAAAAACTCATTTCTGGTTGGCGGCGGGCTTGTTAGTGGGCTGCACTACGGCGATTGTACTCATTTACCGAGCTGAAAAACTGGCCCACCTAAGGGGAAGTCGTGGTGCTGGGTTATTACCGCGTTCCTTGATGATAATTTCGCGGTCTCTGGCACTCGCTTTGGCACTTTACCTACTTCTGCCACAATCGCAGTTAGTTGTAGAGCGGGAAGCCTGGCCAGAAATCGTAGTACTGATCGACGATTCTAAAAGTATGTCAGTGATAGATAAATACTCTGATATAAACACAAATGAAATAGCTTCCAAATTGCATCAGTCCTGGTTGGAATATGCTGCACCCGAAATTCGGGCGTTGACAGATCAGCGAGATCAAGTGCGTGCGAAAATTGCCGCTTCTGGCTTTCAACAGCAACTGACAACCCAACTCAGCCTGATCGAACAGAAAATTGACTGGCTTTCCCAACCAAACCGCCTGAATCTTGTGCGTGGAATGCTTGTTGCCAACGATGGAGAATTTTTACCTAAATTGCTGTCAGATAAGCAATTACGGATTCATCTCTGCTATGGAGCAACCGAACCGGTTACCCTTGCAACGATCGATAATGAGGCTGCTTGCCCTGATGCCCTGAAACTACTTCTGTCAATCGATCCAATGGGCGAATCAAGCCGCACTGGTGAAATGGTCACAACACTGATCCGAAAGTTTCGTGGGAGATCGCTCAGTTCCATCATCGTTTTTTCAGATGGTGTGATTACTACTGGTGAAAAGTGGTCGGAAACGCAACGCACCGCAAATCGGGCCAATATCCCGCTGTTCTTTGTGGGTACCGGGGAAGAAAATCTCCCACCTGACATCGCAATCAGTGAATTCCGTGCGGAAGATGTGGTGAATGTGAATGATCGATTGATCATCGATTTCCGCCTGATTTGTTCTGGCAGCCCACTGCCAACTACCGTGCCTGTCGTACTTTACGAAAAAATCGACAATCAACTTGTCGAACTGCAACGCCAGACGATCTCACTGGCACCGGGTCAGGCAGGGAAGCGGGTGAGATTTATTCATCAGCCGAAAGAAGAAGGTGAAAAAATCTATGTTGTTGATACTCCCACCATCAGCGGGGAAGGTGACACAACCAACAACAACTACGAGCACCCGGTGCTTGTATTGCAGGCACGCCAAATTCGACTGCTAATGGTCGATGGTTACCCTCGTTACGATTTTCGCTATCTCAGGTCGATTTTTGAGCGAGAACTCGCTACCCAAAACGGTGTAAAGTCCGTTCAGGTTGATTTTCTGCAACTGAGTGAGGCACCCGATGCCCGCAAACAAAGCACGAATTCGATCAGCCGGTTCCCCACTTCTGAAGAATTATCAAAGTATGATGTAATCTATTGGGGAGATGTTGATCCCAACGACCTGCCCGGCCGTGGTAACCACCTTGAAACGGTTGCTGACTGGGTCAAAAAAGGTGGGGGAATCATCTTCCAGGCGGGCAGATTCTCAAATCCCGCACGTTACCGAGGCACGCCACTTGAGGAGGTGCTGCCAGTGCAATTCACAGATGCTGCTGGTCGGGAAACTGCCACAATTACCAAACCTTACCACCTGCAAATTGCCGTTGCCGGGAAGAGCCATCCCATGTTTCGCATGTCTGCAGATGATGATGAAAATATGAGAATATGGCAGGAACTGCAGCCACTTTATTGGTATGATCAATCGGTTCGTGCAAAATTATCGGCGGAAGTTCTGGCTTTGCATCCGGAAATGATGAACACTGAGCCAACACACGCCTTGATAGCGCAACAATTCTATGGTGGTGGCCGGGTGATTTTTATTGGTTTCGATGAAACGTGGCGTTGGCGTTTTCGTAATGATGAGAGCCGTTTTAATCAATTCTGGATTCAGACCATCCGAATGCTGGCACGTGGTCGTGTCGGGCGTACCGAACTTCGCACCGATCAGAAAACTTACAGGCGTGACGAACCAATGCGAATTACCGTTCGCTTTCCAGACGATGCACCTGTTCCCACGGAAGTCGTAGAAGTTGCTTTATCCAGACGTGCCCTGACAGACCGAAATCGCGTACTGGACCAACAAACCCTTAAATTGGCGAAACAGGATGGTTCACGATCAACATACGAAGTTCTTTACACAGGAACGCTTGAAGGTGACTATGCATTAAGCACCATCGACCCGAAGAACAACCGGTTGATTAGAACAACTGTGCAAGTGTTGCCCCCACCTGGTGAAATGGAAAATACGCAACTGGATCGACTGGCAATGAATCAAGCCGCCCTAACCACCCGTGGGGGATATTTTCCAGTTGCTGGTAGTGGTGAATTGATTGATTCACTTCCAGAAGGAGTTCGCATTCCTCTGGATCAACCTTGCCCACCCTACCCCATCTGGAACCATCCGTGGGTATTTGTACTATTGCTGACATTATTTTCTGCAGAATGGATTTACCGGAAAAAATGGCGTTTGCTATAG